DNA from Metabacillus flavus:
GCGGGCAATTTTTTGAGGATCCGGCATATTGGATGGATTATCAATTTTAAGCTCTTCTCCATCTGTCAAAAACACTGTGTAAATAACACTTGGTGCGGTTGTAATTAAATCGATATTAAATTCACGTTCGATACGCTCCTGGATGATTTCCATATGCAGAAGTCCAAGGAATCCGCAGCGGAAACCAAATCCCAGTGCCTGAGACGTTTCCGGCTCATATTGAAGTGCAGAATCGTTCAGCTCCAGTTTCTCAAGCGCTTCCCGCAAATCATTGTATTTGGCCGTGTCAATCGGATAAAGTCCGCAATAAACCATTGGATTTAGTCTGCGGTAGCCAGGAAGCGGCTCGGCAGCACCGTTTTTCGCACTTGTAATGGTATCACCAACACGGGTATCACCGACATTTTTAATGGCTGCGGTAAGGAAACCAACATCCCCTACCGTCAGTTCGTCCTTCATGACAGCTTTCGGTGTGAATACCCCGAGTTCAAGAACTTCAAATTCTTTGCCTGTAGCCATCATTCTGATTTTCTGTCCGACTTTCACGGTACCTTCCATGATTCGAATGTAGGCTACAACGCCGCGATATGAATCATATAAAGAATCAAAAATCATTGCTTGAAGAGGGCCTTCCGGATCTCCTGTTGGAGCGGGAACTTTTTCTACAACCTGCTCTAAAATCTCTTCAATTCCAATCCCCGCTTTAGCTGAAGCGAGAACCGCCTCTGAAGCATCAAGACCAATAACATCCTCGATTTCCTTGCGGACACGTTCCGGCTCTGCGCTTGGAAGATCAATTTTGTTGATGACTGGGAGAATTTCAAGGTTGTTATCCAATGCCAAATATACATTGGCAAGCGTCTGGGCTTCAATTCCCTGTGCGGCATCGACAACTAGCACAGCACCTTCGCAGGCTGCCAGGCTTCGTGAAACCTCATAAGTGAAATCGACGTGTCCAGGTGTATCAATCAAATGAAAAATATATTCTTCGCCATCTTTCGCTTTGTATGTAAGCTGAACGGCATTCAATTTAATCGTTATTCCGCGTTCCCGTTCAAGATCCATCGAATCCAGGAGCTGAGCTTTCATTTCCCGTTGAGTAATGGCCGAAGTCTTCTCAAGGATTCTGTCTGCTAAGGTGGATTTACCGTGATCAATATGAGCAATTATCGAGAAATTACGAATTTTAGACTGTCTTTTAAATTTATCCTGATTATTCATGATCATCTATCACTCCTACAAAACTGCGCATTACGCTAGCATTGATTATATCAATTGGAAATTCAACATTCAACTAATGTTTTGAAAGGAGCAGATTTCTTGCATACAAAAGGGGGCGGTATAAAAAGTCCTGCTGAGAGGATATGCTTGAAATTGAAACCCCCGGGACGCTGTAGGCGCATTCCGGAGGTTGTGTTTATATAGGAATGTTGGACAACTATGGTGAGGCTGATTGGAACGGAAGATGCGCGACTTTTGCTAAGAGCAGCGGAAATCAGCCGGATCCAAAATACTTTTAATCAGAGGAAGCAAATTTTGAAAACCGCTTTCTGGACAGTCCCCCGGTTGCTATTTATCTTTTTCCCCCTTCACGGCAGAAATCAGTTTGCCAAAAAGGTTTTCAATACCAGAGGAAATTCCTTTAGCAGCCTCCGACAAAGGATTGAATGCTTCCATGCTTTCGAGCTGCTTTCTTTTCGTTTCCAAATCATGGCTAGTAATCGATTGGCCGAGAACAG
Protein-coding regions in this window:
- the lepA gene encoding translation elongation factor 4 encodes the protein MNNQDKFKRQSKIRNFSIIAHIDHGKSTLADRILEKTSAITQREMKAQLLDSMDLERERGITIKLNAVQLTYKAKDGEEYIFHLIDTPGHVDFTYEVSRSLAACEGAVLVVDAAQGIEAQTLANVYLALDNNLEILPVINKIDLPSAEPERVRKEIEDVIGLDASEAVLASAKAGIGIEEILEQVVEKVPAPTGDPEGPLQAMIFDSLYDSYRGVVAYIRIMEGTVKVGQKIRMMATGKEFEVLELGVFTPKAVMKDELTVGDVGFLTAAIKNVGDTRVGDTITSAKNGAAEPLPGYRRLNPMVYCGLYPIDTAKYNDLREALEKLELNDSALQYEPETSQALGFGFRCGFLGLLHMEIIQERIEREFNIDLITTAPSVIYTVFLTDGEELKIDNPSNMPDPQKIARVEEPYVKATVMVPNDYVGAVMELCQGKRGIFIDMQYLDEIRVSIVYEIPLSEIVYDFFDQLKSSTKGYASFDYELIGYKESKLVKMDILLNNETIDALSFIVHRDSAYDRGKVIVEKLKDLIPRQQFEVPIQAAIGQKIVARSTIKAMRKNVLAKCYGGDISRKRKLLEKQKEGKKRMKMVGSVEVPQEAFMAVLKMDDN